A window of the Brassica napus cultivar Da-Ae chromosome C5, Da-Ae, whole genome shotgun sequence genome harbors these coding sequences:
- the LOC106401080 gene encoding phosphatidylinositol 4-kinase gamma 5 has product MSRKLNSLIQTHMAVSLLKSPLTGEFYEFNKMGMKPPVGRRRVFVQTETGCVLGLELDRSDNAHTVKRKLQVALNFPTDESSLTFGDLVLNNDLTSVRNDSPLLLTRNNFHRSSSTPCLSPMRADLQHGRDESSSIEILGNSVCSSFVRQMAKDITKALKRGIDPVAVNSGLGGVYFFKNSRGDSVAIVKPTDEEPFAPNNPKGFVGKALGQPGLKRSVRVGETGYREVAAYLLDKDGFANVPPTALVKISHSIFNVNNGVKASKRMEKVLVSKIASLQQFISHDYDASEHGTSSFPVSAVHRIGILDIRILNTDRHSGNLLVRNRKLDGVGMFGQVELIPIDHGLCLPETLEDPYFEWIHWPQASIPFSEDELKYIANLDPFKDCEMLRRELPMVREASLRVLVLCTILLKEAAAYGLCLAEIGEMMTREVRAGDEEPSEIEVVCLEARSLVGEKEAESPRSDLGGDVEFQFDLDCEENITSPLGFTLGNARSHLSKVEETTEEEEEEKEVNEIAIPEKMAAVSKLSMSLKSTLLGEKSQKYQKHPGARAESGYASSGHRSAEEQIPASTSFVKLSDMSEEEWKIFLEKYQELLCPAFAKRKAITLGQNLRQRLGTSCQF; this is encoded by the coding sequence ATGTCCCGTAAGCTCAACAGTCTTATTCAGACACATATGGCAGTTTCTCTTCTAAAGAGCCCCTTGACCGGGGAGTTCTACGAGTTTAACAAGATGGGGATGAAGCCTCCCGTTGGACGCAGGCGTGTTTTTGTCCAAACGGAGACTGGTTGTGTTCTGGGGTTGGAGCTGGATCGCAGTGATAACGCGCACACTGTTAAAAGGAAGCTGCAGGTTGCTCTCAACTTCCCTACGGATGAAAGCTCTTTGACCTTTGGGGATTTGGTGCTTAATAATGATCTTACATCAGTCAGGAATGATTCTCCTCTGCTACTAACTCGGAACAACTTTCACCGGAGTTCATCGACTCCATGCCTTTCTCCCATGAGAGCTGATCTTCAGCACGGTAGAGATGAGTCCAGTTCTATTGAGATTCTTGGGAACTCGGTTTGTTCGTCCTTTGTGAGGCAGATGGCGAAGGATATTACAAAAGCGTTGAAGAGAGGGATTGATCCTGTTGCTGTCAATAGCGGTCTTGGAGGAGTCTACTTCTTCAAGAACAGCCGTGGTGATAGCGTTGCGATTGTTAAACCAACTGATGAGGAGCCATTTGCTCCTAACAACCCTAAAGGCTTTGTTGGTAAGGCGCTTGGACAGCCTGGGTTGAAACGCTCTGTGCGTGTTGGGGAGACAGGTTACAGAGAAGTCGCGGCGTATCTTCTTGACAAGGATGGTTTTGCAAATGTTCCTCCCACTGCTCTCGTGAAGATTTCTCATTCTATATTTAATGTTAACAATGGAGTGAAGGCGAGTAAGCGTATGGAGAAGGTGTTGGTGAGCAAGATTGCTTCTTTGCAGCAGTTTATATCTCATGACTACGATGCTAGCGAGCATGGAACGTCCAGCTTCCCTGTTTCGGCTGTGCACCGTATAGGGATTCTTGACATTAGAATCTTGAATACGGATAGGCACTCAGGGAACCTTCTGGTTAGGAATAGGAAGCTGGATGGTGTGGGGATGTTTGGCCAAGTGGAGCTTATTCCGATTGATCATGGTCTTTGCTTGCCGGAGACTCTGGAGGATCCTTACTTTGAGTGGATTCATTGGCCACAGGCGTCGATCCCGTTCTCAGAAGACGAGCTGAAGTACATAGCGAATCTTGATCCTTTTAAAGATTGTGAGATGTTGAGAAGGGAGCTTCCGATGGTACGAGAGGCTAGTCTCAGAGTTCTAGTTCTATGTACGATTTTACTTAAGGAAGCTGCTGCTTATGGTCTATGTTTGGCTGAGATTGGTGAGATGATGACTCGAGAGGTTCGTGCTGGAGACGAGGAGCCTAGTGAGATTGAAGTGGTGTGTCTTGAGGCTAGGAGTTTGGTAGGAGAGAAGGAAGCTGAGTCTCCAAGATCAGACTTGGGCGGTGATGTTGAGTTCCAGTTCGATTTGGATTGTGAGGAGAACATCACATCCCCACTTGGATTTACTCTTGGTAATGCTCGTAGTCATCTCTCAAAGGTGGAAGAGAcaacagaggaagaggaagaagagaaggaagtGAATGAGATAGCTATTCCAGAGAAAATGGCGGCAGTTAGCAAGCTTTCAATGTCTTTGAAAAGCACTCTTCTTGGTGAAAAGAGCCAGAAGTATCAGAAACACCCAGGAGCGAGAGCAGAGAGCGGGTATGCTTCGTCTGGACACAGGAGTGCAGAAGAGCAGATCCCAGCAAGCACAAGCTTTGTGAAGCTCTCGGACATGAGTGAAGAGGAGTGGAAGATTTTCCTGGAGAAGTATCAAGAGCTGCTTTGTCCAGCATTTGCAAAGCGCAAGGCCATAACTTTAGGACAGAATCTGAGGCAGAGGCTGGGAACTTCGTGTCAGTTTTGA
- the LOC125587125 gene encoding uncharacterized abhydrolase domain-containing protein DDB_G0269086-like: MPSRSHLGMTTAFYGTKRLVDSVCCHHALFEYPNGVFLVVAVHDPNTIAYPEKFFESAQAIAAHSHLRWPDLSREWIKRQEARIARVDWESRLPVVLGPRKSRLSLFTRKQHKLLDEARKMDGVPDLSALLKGKLQLLSKKSIPADAQGSTSSDAGRTFKEGAPVLVDKDVGAEPPALSPKKKKKSKKPKRKATEELPLEEIASLDETSEGAVSSVDRGEAPAVGREGATRGSVESDRSGAAPEDLPRKKKKKKSVEAEPRPSDAETGLVEVIAGGDVSLETPPEEREVSARGSDPVTGERSIPDPSARKGARSEGSTARRKRIEFPDRVEFSYNETTPLIFNPLRCAELTRQIRGGMKVMPQLDDLYFKNEYIDAASSRARSDRSMNFLVEKYDSALKQTMIQLGSSEKLAQTRLKVIERVRAEHKKANEKAAEEKEILRVKFEELEGKFKSSSAARKELVREKSHLEQKAANLEKEKTELVEERDAAVDKLIRERQRLRDSRGLEVTRERERVEAAMVEKAKNLYGQASGTKKCLEVIKASGTEIPQEMIDVFSEQEKLYEAKVMKLRVEPLSDSDLTLSPLNVNLIGLETASRLVTSLEVVEDPSEEPLVDVTSIPTEPVKSPVGSGFDERPENENLKGFPGKDGLEIGDTLVRGGETENVGVEDPVLVSDSSSEG; this comes from the exons ATGCCTTCTCGGAGCCACCTGGGGATGACTACCGCGTTCTATGGAACAAAACGCTTGGTAGATAGTGTTTGTTGTCATCATGCCTTATTCGAGTATCCTAACGGCGTGTTTCTTGTCGTTGCAGTTCATGACCCGAATACGATCGCATACCCGGAGAAGTTCTTCGAGAGTGCTCAGGCGATCGCAGCTCACAGTCATCTTCGTTGGCCTGATCTTAGTCGAGAGTGGATAAAACGTCAAGAAGCTCGGATTGCTAGAG ttGATTGGGAGTCGAGGCTTCCTGTTGTACTCGGGCCCCGTAAGTCGCGTCTGTCCCTTTTTACTCGGAAACAGCATAAACTTTTGGACGAAGCAAGGAAGATGGACGGAGTGCCGGATTTGAGTGCACTGTTGAAGGGGAAGCTGCAATTGCTTTCGAAGAAGTCAATTCCTGCCGACGCGCAAGGGTCGACTAGCTCTGACGCAGGCCGAACTTTCAAGGAAGGAGCTCCTGTTTTAGTCGACAAAGACGTTGGGGCAGAGCCTCCTGCCTTGAGtcctaaaaagaagaagaagagcaaaaaACCCAAGAGGAAAGCAACCGAAGAGCTTCCTCTTGAAGAGATCGCTTCTCTCGACGAAACCTCCGAGG GGGCTGTTTCCTCCGTTGATCGCGGCGAGGCGCCGGCAGTAGGACGAGAAGGCGCTACAAGGGGTTCCGTCGAGTCTGACCGTTCTGGAGCGGCGCCTGAAGATCTTcccagaaagaagaagaagaagaagtccgTCGAGGCAGAGCCGCGTCCTTCTGATGCGGAGACGGGCCTCGTCGAAGTTATCGCGGGAGGCGACGTTTCTCTTGAAACCCCTCCTGAAGAGAGAGAGGTTTCAGCGCGGGGCAGTGATCCTGTTACGGGTGAGAGATCTATTCCTGATCCGTCTGCGAGAAAAGGAGCTCGTTCAGAGGGTTCTACTGCGAGGAGGAAGAGGATCGAGTTCCCCGATCGCGTCGAGTTTTCCTACAACGAGACGACCCCACTAATCTTTAATCCTCTTAGGTGCGCGGAGCTGACGCGCCAAATTCGTGGTGGGATGAAGGTGATGCCACAGTTGGACGACCTTTACTTTAAGAACGAATACATAGACGCTGCTTCCTCGAGAGCTCGG AGTGACAGGAGTATGAACTTTCTCGTTGAGAAATACGATAGTGCTTTGAAACAGACGATGATCCAATTGGGATCTTCGGAAAAGCTTGCCCAGACAAGGTTGAAGGTCATCGAGAGAGTAAGGGCGGAGCATAAGAAGGCCAACGAGAAGGCCGCAGAGGAGAAAGAGATTCTTCGAGTAAAGTTTGAAGAACTGGAGGGCAAGTTTAAGTCTTCCAGCGCGGCGAGGAAGGAGCTCGTCCGAGAGAAAAGCCATTTGGAGCAAAAGGCTGCGAACCTTGAGAAGGAGAAGACCGAGCTAGTCGAAGAGAGAGATGCCGCGGTAGACAAACTAATCAGAGAGAGGCAACGCTTGAGGGACTCCCGTGGTTTGGAGGTTACTCGTGAGAGGGAAAGAGTCGAGGCTGCTATGGTTGAGAAG GCGAAGAACCTGTACGGTCAAGCTTCGGGAACGAAGAAGTGCCTTGAGGTTATAAAGGCGAGTGGGACGGAGATCCCCCAAGAAATGATCGATGTCTTCTCTGAGCAGGAGAAACTTTACGAGGCGAAAGTTATGAAACTCCGAGTAGAACCGCTGTCCGATAGTGACCTTACACTTTCTCCGCTG AACGTAAATTTGATCGGGCTAGAGACGGCTTCTCGGCTCGTCACCTCGCTCGAAGTTGTTGAGGATCCATCAGAGGAGCCACTGGTTGATGTCACGTCTATCCCTACCGAGCCTGTCAAGTCCCCGGTGGGAAGCGGGTTTGACGAGCGCCCAGAGAATGAGAATCTGAAGGGGTTTCCTGGAAAGGACGGCCTCGAGATAGGCGACACTCTGGTTCGAGGTGGAGAGACCGAGAACGTGGGCGTCGAGGATCCTGTGCTTGTCTCGGATTCTTCCTCCGAAGGATGA